The following are encoded in a window of Hippoglossus stenolepis isolate QCI-W04-F060 chromosome 10, HSTE1.2, whole genome shotgun sequence genomic DNA:
- the pygl gene encoding glycogen phosphorylase, liver form, whose amino-acid sequence MATPLTDQEKRKQISIRGIVGVENVAELKKGFNRHLHFTLVKDRNIANPRDYYFALAHTVRDHLVGRWIRTQQFYYEADPKRVYYLSLEFYMGRTLQNTMINLGLQNACDEAIYQLGLDMEELEEMEEDAGLGNGGLGRLAACFLDSMATLGLAAYGYGIRYEYGIFNQKIRDGWQVEEADDWLRYGNPWEKARPEYMLPVHFYGRVEETKDGPKWVDSQVVLAMPYDTPIPGYMNNTVNTMRLWSARAPNDFNLRDFNVGDYIEAVLDRNLAENISRVLYPNDNFFEGKELRLKQEYFVVAATLQDIIRRFKTTKKGTPARTSFSSFPEKVAVQLNDTHPAMAIPELMRIFVDIEKIDWDTAWDLTRRTFAYTNHTVLPEALERWPVQLLETLLPRHLQIIYQINQAHLDRIATLYPKDVEKLRKMSLIEEDGCKRVNMAHLCIVGSHAVNGVAEIHSNIIKTEVFRDFHEMEPGKFQNKTNGITPRRWLLLCNPGLAELIAEVVGEDYVKDLSQLQRLKDFVDDAAFIRDVSKVKQDNKAKFAQYLEKEYRVKINPSSMFDVHVKRIHEYKRQLLNCLHIIAMYNRIRKKPKALFVPRTVIIGGKAAPGYHMAKMIIKLITSVANVVNNDPLVGNKLKVIYLENYRVSLAEKVIPATDLSQQISTAGTEASGTGNMKFMLNGALTIGTMDGANVEMAEEAGEENLFIFGMRVEDVAALEKEGYDAMTYYKRNPELKQVMDQITGGFFCPQNPELFKELTNMLFKYDRFKVFADFDDYMKCQEKVSLLYQNPKEWTKMVIRNIAATGKFSSDRTIAEYATEVWGVEPTDLKIPAPNEPREAIEETARALKKM is encoded by the exons ATGGCGACACCTCTCACCGACCAGGAGAAGCGCAAGCAGATCAGCATCAGGGGCATCGTGGGGGTGGAGAACGTGGCCGAGCTGAAGAAGGGCTTCAACCGACACCTGCACTTCACCCTGGTCAAAGACAGGAACATAGCCAACCCCAGGGACTACTACTTTGCCCTGGCCCACACTGTGAGAGACCACCTGGTGGGGAGATGGATCCGGACACAGCAGTTTTATTATGAGGCAGATCCAAag AGGGTGTATTATCTGTCTCTGGAGTTCTACATGGGCAGGACGCTGCAAAACACCATGATCAACCTGGGGCTGCAGAACGCCTGCGATGAAGCAATCTACCAG ctcggcctggacatggaggagctggaggagatggaggaggacgCTGGTCTCGGGAACGGAGGTCTGGGCAGACTGGCAG CGTGTTTCTTGGACTCCATGGCCACCTTGGGTCTTGCCGCGTACGGTTACGGCATTCGATACGAATATGGAATCTTTAACCAGAAGATAAGAGACGGCTGGCAG GTGGAGGAGGCCGATGATTGGCTGAGATATGGAAACCCCTGGGAGAAGGCGCGTCCTGAGTACATGCTGCCGGTTCACTTCTATGGACGAGTGGAGGAGACGAAAGATGGCCCCAAGTGGGTCGACAGTCAG GTGGTCTTGGCGATGCCGTACGACACGCCCATCCCCGGCTACATGAACAACACGGTGAACACCATGAGGCTTTGGTCCGCTCGCGCCCCCAATGACTTCAACCTGAGAGACT TCAATGTTGGAGATTACATCGAGGCTGTGCTGGACAGAAATCTGGCAGAGAACATCTCCCGTGTGCTTTACCCCAACGACAAT ttcTTTGAAGGAAAAGAACTTCGTCTGAAGCAGGAATATTTTGTCGTGGCCGCGACGCTCCAAGACATCATCCGCCGCTTCAAGACCACGAAGAAAGGAACACCTGCTCGCACGTCCTTCAGCAGCTTCCCAGAAAAA GTCGCCGTCCAGCTGAATGACACTCATCCAGCCATGGCCATCCCCGAGCTGATGAGAATCTTTGTGGACATTGAGAAGATTGACTGGGACACG GCCTGGGATCTGACCAGACGCACCTTCGCCTACACCAACCACACGGTCCTCCCCGAGGCTCTGGAGCGATGGCCCGTCCAGCTGCTGGAGACGCTGCTGCCCAGACACCTGCAGATCATCTACCAGATCAACCAGGCCCACCTCGAC AGAATCGCAACTCTGTATCCTAAAGACGTGGAAAAACTGAGGAAGATGTCTCTGATTGAGGAAGACGGCTGCAAGAGGGTGAACATGGCTCACCTGTGCATCGTGGGCTCACACGCTGTCAACGGAGTCGCTGAGATACACTCCAACATCATCAAGACTGAAGT gtttcgtgatttccatgaaatggaGCCCGGcaagtttcaaaacaaaaccaacgGCATCACTCCCAGACGctggctgctgctctgcaaCCCCGGACTGGCCGAGCTCATCGCTGAG GTCGTCGGGGAGGATTATGTCAAGGACCTCAGTCAGCTGCAGAGGCTCAAGGACTTTGTCGACGACGCTGCCTTCATCCGCGACGTCTCCAAAGTGAAACAG GACAACAAGGCGAAATTCGCTCAGTACCTGGAGAAAGAGTACAGGGTGAAAATAAACCCGTCCTCCATGTTCGACGTCCACGTGAAGAGAATCCACGAGTACAAGCGGCAGCTCCTCAACTGCCTGCACATCATCGCCATGTACAACC gcatcagaaaaaaacccaaagcTCTTTTCGTACCACGAACGGTGATCATCGGTGGAAAG GCGGCTCCAGGGTATCACATGGCAAAAATGATCATCAAGCTGATCACCTCAGTGGCCAATGTGGTGAACAACGACCCCCTGGTGGGAAACAAGCTGAAGGTCATCTACCTGGAGAACTACAGGGTGTCGCTGGCAGAGAAAG tgatACCTGCCACAGATCTGTCCCAGCAGATCTCCACTGCCGGCACCGAGGCCTCAGGAACTGGGAACATGAAGTTCATGCTGAACGGAGCTCTGACCATCGGCACCATGGACGGAGCCAACGTGGAGATGGCCGAGGAGGCCGGAGAGGAGAACCTGTTCATCTTCGGCATGAGGGTGGAGGACGTGGCTGCGCTGGAGAAAGAGGG CTATGACGCGATGACGTACTACAAGAGGAACCCTGAGCTGAAACAAGTGATGGACCAGATCACAGGTGGATTCTTCTGCCCCCAAAATCCAGAGCTTTTCAAAGAGCTCACCAACATGCTCTTCAAATATGACCG TTTCAAAGTGTTTGCAGACTTTGACGACTATATGAAATGTCAAGAGAAGGTCAGCCTGCTCTATCAG AATCCGAAGGAGTGGACGAAGATGGTGATCAGGAACATCGCAGCCACGGGAAAGTTCTCCAGCGACAGAACCATCGCGGAGTACGCGACCGAGGTGTGGGGCGTCGAGCCGACCGACCTGAAGATCCCGGCACCAAACGAGCCGCGGGAGGCCATCGAAGAAACGGCCAGAGCTCTGAAGaaaatgtga
- the LOC118116328 gene encoding lysophosphatidylserine lipase ABHD12, with protein MNRAVWFLVTVYVSVPVILYLFPCILGHIIFAHLLRFPFSADLGRPEDVVNHTRNFYLNTEEGISVGVWHTLPASQWDDAAGKSPEWHQETLGDGRPVIIYLHGNAGTRAMKHRVALVKILSEAGYHILSLDYRGYGDSSGEPSEAGMTRDALYLYQWVKTQNRGSLVCIWGHSLGSGVATNAAVKLQEQGSAADALILEGPFTRIGDVVVTHPVAKMYTFLPGFESLLWSILETNDLVFANDQNLKVLTSPLLILHSEDDNIVPYHMGQKLHQISLQTQKEQNTDVHVEMVSYSAHLGFSHSSIYLDPNLSKVVREFLQKLIQ; from the exons ATGAACAGAGCTGTGTGGTTTCTGGTCACTGTCTACGTCTCAGTGCCGGTGATTCTCTACCTGTTCCCCTGTATTCTGGGCCACATCATATTTGCTCACTTGT TGAGGTTTCCATTCTCAGCGGATCTTGGCCGACCTGAAGACGTCGTGAACCACACACGCAACTTCTACCTCAACACAGAGGAGGGGATCTCAGTGGGAGTATG GCATACACTCCCTGCCAGCCAATGGGACGACGCCGCGGGGAAAAGCCCCGAGTGGCACCAGGAGACCCTGGGAGATGGCCGTCCTGTTATTATCTATCTCCATGGAAACGCAGGAACCAG GGCGATGAAACACAGAGTAGCACTGGTGAAG atcTTAAGTGAAGCCGGGTATCACATCTTATCTTTAGACTACAGAG GTTATGGAGACTCCAGTGGGGAGCCAAGTGAAGCCGGAATGACCCGTGACGCCCTCTACCTGTACCAGTGGGTAAAGACACAGAACAGAGGGAGTCTCGTCTGTATTTGGGGACACTCGCTCGGCTCCGG tgtGGCAACTAATGCTGCGGTGAAACTACAAGAGCAAG GTTCTGCTGCTGATGCTTTGATCCTTGAGGGTCCATTCACGAGAATTGGAGACGTCGTGGTCACTCATCCGGTCGCTAAG ATGTACACGTTCCTTCCAGGGTTTGAGAGCTTGCTGTGGAGCATACTTGAAACTAACGACCTAGTGTTTGCAAATGATCAAAA TTTAAAGGTCCTGACCAGTCCTCTTCTTATACTGCACTCAGAGGACGACAACATTGTACCTTATCACATGGGTCAGAAG ctgcaccaGATCTCACTCCAGACTCAGAAAGAACAAAACACGGATGTTCACGTTGAAATGGTCTCCTACAGCGCGCACCTCGGATTCTCCCACAGCAGCATCTACTTAGATCCTAATCTGTCCAAAGTGGTTAG GGAATTTCTACAGAAGCTGATTCAGTAG